A single Argentina anserina chromosome 7, drPotAnse1.1, whole genome shotgun sequence DNA region contains:
- the LOC126803479 gene encoding rab GTPase-activating protein 22-like: MRGLSGGDDRRQWIELAVAVTAVGVIYLAVYRGSHELLMSRRKNKHALRPRQWKSLFTEEGILTDGGVFFWSEDGGSKLLEKVRSGGVDPSIRAEVWPFLLGVYDLDSSEKERESVRKKKRKEYEMLRKQCQSLLTQGKWFDLLKLFTNAAADYADSQRTIRLDAVRADDEWATYSPSQAALVSKTKAHKEAESVGLKLHITVDYEDLEPRRIFHAARLVAILEAYAMYDPEIGYCQGMSDLLAPIITVMEKDDEAFWCFVGFMKMARDNFRRDGTGIERQLSIISRIIRGKDVTLYRHLEKLQAADCHFVYKMLMVLLRRVLSFEQTLCLWEVMWADQAAIREGIAESDWGRSPPVDDLFLYAIAACVLQQRDSILECSSMEDIISEFNSMAGRLDVWKLLDDAHDLVVSLVTLHDKI; this comes from the coding sequence ATGAGGGGGCTCTCCGGCGGTGATGATCGTCGGCAATGGATCGAATTAGCAGTTGCCGTCACGGCCGTGGGCGTAATCTACTTGGCCGTCTACAGGGGTAGTCATGAATTACTTATGTCGAGAAGGAAAAATAAACATGCACTTCGACCTAGACAATGGAAAAGTTTGTTTACAGAGGAAGGGATACTAACTGATGGTGGCGTCTTTTTCTGGTCCGAAGATGGTGGTTCCAAGTTGTTAGAAAAAGTTCGCAGTGGAGGTGTTGATCCGAGTATACGAGCTGAAGTATGGCCTTTCCTCCTCGGAGTATATGACCTGGACAGTTCCGAGAAAGAACGAGAATCTGtcaggaaaaaaaagagaaaagaatatGAGATGTTGCGGAAACAATGCCAGAGTCTTTTAACACAAGGTAAATGGTTCGATCTCTTAAAGCTCTTCACCAATGCAGCAGCAGATTACGCCGATTCGCAGAGAACCATTCGCCTCGATGCTGTGCGCGCAGATGATGAATGGGCTACATATTCACCCTCTCAGGCTGCTCTTGTCTCAAAGACGAAGGCACATAAAGAAGCTGAGAGTGTAGGGCTGAAGCTGCATATTACGGTGGATTATGAAGACTTGGAGCCGAGAAGGATATTTCATGCTGCTAGACTTGTTGCTATCCTGGAAGCCTATGCTATGTACGATCCTGAAATTGGTTACTGTCAAGGTATGAGCGATCTACTTGCGCCTATCATTACAGTGATGGAGAAGGATGATGAAGCCTTCTGGTGCTTTGTGGGTTTCATGAAAATGGCTAGGGATAACTTCCGGCGGGATGGGACTGGGATTGAAAGGCAGCTTAGCATTATTTCCAGGATTATCAGGGGCAAAGATGTTACTTTATATAGACACCTAGAGAAGCTTCAAGCAGCGGATTGCCATTTTGTGTACAAAATGCTAATGGTTCTCTTGAGGCGGGTGTTGAGCTTTGAGCAGACACTTTGCCTCTGGGAGGTAATGTGGGCAGATCAGGCAGCAATCAGGGAGGGAATTGCAGAGTCTGATTGGGGGAGATCTCCGCCTGTTGACGATCTCTTTCTGTATGCAATAGCAGCTTGTGTGCTGCAGCAAAGGGACAGCATACTTGAATGCAGCAGCATGGAAGACATCATAAGCGAGTTCAATAGCATGGCTGGCCGTCTGGATGTTTGGAAGCTTTTAGATGATGCTCATGATTTGGTGGTGAGTCTGGTGACCCTTCATGACAAGATTTAG
- the LOC126802072 gene encoding GABA transporter 1-like: MEPVVVTTGEDEANSPKKLDAGALFVLESRGSWLHCGYHLTTSIVAPALLSLPYALSLMGWFAGVVCLTVSALVTFYSYNLLSLVLEHHAQLGQRQLRFRDMARDILGPRWGRYFVGPIQFGLCYGAVIACILLGGQSLKYIYLLSSNSRPETMKLYQFVIIFGVLMLVLAQIPSFHSLRHINLVSLILCLAYSACATAGAIYVGNSMNAPRKDYSLNGSKQNRVFGSFNAISIIATTYGNGIIPEIQATIAPPVKGKMFKGLCVCYAVVISTFFSVAISGYWAFGNQAKGTILLNFLVDEKPLLPTWVLLMTNVFTFLQVAAVSVVYLQPTNEVLERRFIDAKIDQFSVRNVVPRLVYRSLSVMIATTVAAMFPFFGDINALIGAFGCIPLDFILPMVFYNVVFKPSKYSILFWGNTIIASIFSALGVLGAISSIRQIILDANTYSLFANV; this comes from the exons ATGGAGCCAGTAGTAGTGACAACAGGGGAAGATGAAGCCAACAGTCCAAAGAAACTTGATGCTGGAGCTCTATTTGTGCTCGAGTCCAGAG GGTCATGGTTGCACTGTGGATATCACCTGACAACCTCAATTGTAGCTCCTGCACTCTTGAGTCTTCCCTATGCACTTTCTTTGATGGGTTGGTTTGCCGGCGTTGTATGCCTCACTGTTTCGGCTCTGGTAACTTTCTATTCCTACAACCTTCTGTCCTTGGTTTTAGAGCACCATGCTCAACTTGGTCAGCGCCAGCTTCGTTTTCGCGACATGGCCAGGGATATTCTGG GACCAAGATGGGGAAGATATTTTGTAGGTCCAATTCAGTTTGGCCTATGTTATGGTGCAGTTATAGCTTGCATTCTTTTAGGAGGACAGAGCCTTAAG TATATATATCTGCTCTCTTCTAATTCAAGGCCAGAGACCATGAAACTCTACCAATTTGTTATCATATTTGGTGTCCTAATGCTGGTATTGGCACAAATTCCATCCTTCCACTCCTTAAGGCATATCAATCTTGTCTCTCTGATCCTTTGTCTTGCCTATAGCGCCTGTGCCACAGCCGGTGCAATATACGTTG GAAATTCCATGAATGCTCCTAGGAAGGACTATTCCTTAAATGGAAGCAAACAGAATCGTGTTTTTGGATCCTTCAATGCTATATCGATCATTGCTACCACTTACGGCAATGGTATTATTCCTGAAATACAG GCAACTATAGCACCTCCGGTCAAAGGGAAAATGTTCAAGGGATTATGTGTTTGTTATGCTGTTGTAATTTCGACATTTTTCAGTGTTGCTATATCAGGATATTGGGCATTTGGTAATCAGGCCAAAGGTACAATTTTACTCAATTTTCTAGTTGATGAGAAGCCTCTGTTGCCAACTTGGGTTCTCCTGATGACCAATGTCTTCACCTTCTTGCAAGTAGCAGCTGTTAGTGTG GTTTACTTGCAACCAACAAATGAAGTACTCGAACGGAGGTTTATTGATGCGAAGATTGATCAGTTCTCTGTTCGAAATGTAGTGCCAAGGTTGGTTTATCGATCACTGTCTGTCATGATAGCCACAACCGTTGCAGCTATGTTTCCTTTCTTTGGAGACATCAATGCATTAATCGGAGCATTTGGTTGCATTCCTCTTGACTTCATTTTGCCGATGGTGTTCTATAATGTTGTATTCAAGCCATCCAAGTACAGCATTCTTTTCTGGGGAAACACAATAATTGCTTCAATCTTTTCAGCATTAGGAGTGTTGGGGGCAATATCTTCAATCCGTCAAATAATTCTTGATGCTAACACGTACAGTCTGTTTGCAAATGTATAG